One window of Rasiella rasia genomic DNA carries:
- a CDS encoding SRPBCC family protein — MKLESKKVTVKKGTEDLCAFLSDVKNFEQLMPENTSKFEIIRENAFVFALKGMPEIALEVKEVNAPNQVVLGAISDKLPFTLTGNITELTDNTAEAVLLFEGDFNPMMQMMIKGPITKFIETLATNLEQA; from the coding sequence ATGAAACTTGAAAGTAAAAAAGTAACCGTAAAAAAAGGAACTGAAGATTTATGTGCTTTTCTAAGTGATGTAAAAAACTTCGAGCAATTAATGCCAGAAAACACTAGTAAATTTGAAATTATTAGGGAGAATGCATTTGTTTTTGCCTTGAAAGGTATGCCAGAAATTGCGTTAGAGGTAAAGGAAGTAAATGCTCCAAACCAAGTTGTGCTTGGCGCTATAAGCGACAAATTACCCTTTACACTTACTGGAAATATTACCGAACTCACAGACAATACCGCAGAGGCTGTCTTGTTATTTGAAGGAGATTTTAACCCTATGATGCAAATGATGATTAAGGGCCCAATTACTAAATTCATCGAAACCTTGGCAACAAATCTCGAACAAGCCTAA
- a CDS encoding M14 family metallopeptidase, whose translation MAALTRLYLIISILLFCSCTTKNKPDEIDFTTLFETSGGTETPEYAEVIKFYENLSEVYNAVALYTMQDTDSGHPLHLVTFNPDRSFESEFSRDNEKSILLVNNGIHPGESDGIDASMMLIRDLAQGKIATPKNTIIAVIPVYNIGGALNRNSTTRTNQNGPVAYGFRGNARNYDLNRDFIKSDTKNAKAFANLFRIVKPDYFIDNHVSNGADYQYTLTHLFTQHNKLGGKLGDYLHTSLMPKLEDSLQQNNWDITPYVNVFNQSPEKGFTQFMDSPRYSTGYTTLFGTVGMMVETHMLKPYKQRVEGTYKLMQQFVEIVDKDALLVRNLRKIDADLYKPGNTYPLQWKVDTSKTTTLNFKGYEAKMIPSTITGKSRLKFNRNQPYTRATTYYNNFAPSASITIPKQYIVPKGYWNVIDLLKQNKIQYERVQKDTLITAEVYTIKDYNTRTSPYEGHYPHYNTIVSKKTESVAIKKGDYIFDTEQEGVRYLLETLEPAAVDSFFNWNFFDAILQQKEGFSPYVWEDKAAAFLAENPKIKAELEAKKSEDEKFNANWYAQLDWIHKKSPNYETAHLRYPIIRVGG comes from the coding sequence TTATAATCAGCATCTTACTATTTTGCAGCTGCACAACAAAAAATAAACCTGATGAAATTGATTTTACCACCTTGTTTGAAACATCTGGAGGCACAGAAACCCCAGAGTATGCCGAAGTAATTAAATTTTATGAGAATTTGTCTGAAGTTTACAATGCTGTTGCACTTTACACCATGCAAGACACAGACAGTGGCCACCCCCTCCACTTAGTAACCTTTAACCCCGACAGAAGTTTCGAATCTGAATTCTCTCGTGACAACGAAAAAAGTATTCTGCTTGTAAATAATGGTATTCACCCAGGTGAAAGTGATGGTATTGATGCCTCCATGATGCTGATTAGAGATTTAGCACAAGGAAAAATAGCGACACCCAAAAACACTATAATTGCTGTTATACCCGTATACAACATTGGCGGAGCTCTAAACCGAAATTCAACCACAAGAACCAATCAGAATGGTCCAGTGGCGTATGGATTTAGAGGAAATGCTCGAAATTACGACCTGAACAGAGACTTTATTAAATCGGATACCAAAAATGCAAAGGCATTTGCCAACCTCTTTAGAATCGTAAAACCCGATTATTTTATAGACAACCACGTTAGCAACGGGGCAGATTACCAATACACATTAACTCACCTATTTACCCAGCACAATAAATTAGGAGGAAAATTAGGAGATTACCTCCACACCTCCCTAATGCCTAAACTTGAAGATAGCCTACAACAAAACAACTGGGATATTACACCTTATGTGAATGTTTTTAACCAATCTCCAGAAAAAGGATTTACTCAGTTTATGGACTCACCTAGATATTCTACCGGATACACTACCCTATTTGGCACGGTGGGCATGATGGTAGAAACGCATATGCTAAAACCTTATAAGCAACGAGTAGAAGGCACTTATAAATTAATGCAACAATTTGTTGAAATCGTAGATAAAGATGCTTTACTGGTAAGAAATCTTCGGAAAATTGATGCCGATTTATACAAACCAGGCAACACATACCCGCTACAATGGAAGGTTGATACTTCTAAAACAACAACATTGAACTTTAAGGGTTATGAAGCTAAAATGATTCCTAGTACTATAACTGGAAAATCACGTCTTAAATTTAACCGAAATCAACCTTACACAAGAGCTACGACCTACTACAATAATTTTGCACCATCTGCTAGTATAACAATTCCTAAACAATATATTGTACCAAAAGGTTATTGGAATGTTATCGATCTTTTAAAGCAAAACAAAATACAGTACGAACGTGTACAAAAAGACACCCTAATCACCGCAGAAGTGTATACCATAAAGGACTATAACACACGAACCAGTCCGTACGAGGGGCACTACCCGCACTACAACACTATTGTTTCTAAAAAGACTGAAAGTGTTGCTATTAAAAAAGGAGATTATATTTTTGACACAGAACAAGAAGGTGTTCGCTACCTCCTAGAAACTTTAGAGCCAGCAGCTGTCGACTCATTTTTTAATTGGAATTTTTTCGATGCCATACTACAACAAAAAGAAGGGTTTTCTCCCTACGTTTGGGAAGATAAAGCCGCAGCGTTTTTAGCTGAAAACCCAAAAATTAAAGCAGAACTTGAAGCCAAGAAAAGTGAAGATGAAAAATTTAATGCCAATTGGTATGCACAACTAGATTGGATTCATAAAAAGTCTCCCAACTACGAAACTGCCCATTTAAGATACCCTATCATTAGGGTGGGTGGTTAA
- a CDS encoding NUDIX hydrolase: MYKVFVKEIPIILSTEKNIGKQYKSIPIKLARFKKIVRKINDGELLYVNLYHKNPEKLEKFLFKKLKVVEAGGGMVFNSKKEILFIRRNSKWDLPKGKKEKGESHEEAAIRETMEETGVQDLQIKRFLKKTYHVFKRNNKFKLKVTYWYEMYTDYDGELIPETNEGIKKVRWKNFEKTQKALLDSYENIKLLFPKEYLTTHPNDRVS; the protein is encoded by the coding sequence ATGTATAAAGTTTTTGTCAAAGAGATTCCAATCATTTTATCTACTGAGAAAAATATTGGAAAACAGTATAAGTCCATTCCAATTAAGCTCGCACGTTTTAAAAAAATCGTTAGAAAAATCAATGATGGCGAATTGTTGTATGTGAATCTGTACCATAAGAATCCGGAAAAACTTGAGAAGTTTTTATTTAAAAAATTGAAAGTTGTAGAAGCAGGAGGAGGTATGGTTTTTAATTCGAAGAAAGAGATTTTATTTATTAGAAGAAATTCTAAATGGGATCTTCCAAAAGGGAAAAAAGAAAAAGGGGAGAGTCATGAAGAGGCAGCCATTAGAGAAACAATGGAGGAAACGGGGGTTCAGGATTTGCAGATTAAGAGATTTTTAAAAAAGACCTACCACGTATTTAAACGAAATAATAAATTTAAACTTAAGGTTACGTATTGGTACGAGATGTACACAGATTATGATGGTGAACTAATTCCTGAAACCAATGAGGGAATTAAAAAAGTGCGCTGGAAGAACTTTGAAAAAACTCAAAAGGCACTTTTAGACTCTTACGAAAACATTAAATTACTTTTTCCGAAGGAATATTTAACCACCCACCCTAATGATAGGGTATCTTAA
- a CDS encoding biotin--[acetyl-CoA-carboxylase] ligase — translation MKLIKLSAIDSTNSYLKELVKTAPFQDEVVVVATRQLNGRGQHGAGWQSQPSKSLTFSMFKQFESVLIAQQTLLSFCVSLALYEVLVEYKIPDLSIKWPNDIMSRQHKLAGILVENSLKGPHLASSVIGIGLNVNETEFNALPQATSMKLATGKTFQIDKLLHDIATAVFYKLSTIARQDISEVKKAYESVLFRKDRISVFETPNGIQKNGRIRGVTLDGLLTVEHDDDQWSHYGLKEVKLLY, via the coding sequence TTGAAACTAATCAAACTTAGTGCCATTGACTCTACCAATTCTTACCTTAAAGAGCTGGTAAAGACTGCACCGTTTCAGGATGAAGTAGTGGTGGTTGCAACTAGACAGCTAAATGGACGTGGCCAACACGGTGCCGGCTGGCAAAGTCAGCCTTCTAAAAGCTTGACATTTAGCATGTTTAAGCAATTCGAATCTGTTCTAATAGCACAACAAACCCTACTTAGTTTTTGTGTCTCGCTAGCCTTGTATGAGGTGCTTGTTGAGTATAAAATTCCTGACTTATCTATAAAATGGCCTAACGACATAATGTCACGACAACACAAGTTGGCAGGTATTTTAGTTGAAAATTCGTTAAAAGGACCGCATTTGGCCTCTTCCGTCATAGGAATAGGCTTAAATGTAAATGAGACAGAATTCAATGCGTTACCTCAAGCAACTTCTATGAAACTTGCTACTGGAAAAACGTTTCAGATAGACAAGCTATTACACGATATTGCAACTGCAGTATTTTATAAACTTAGCACTATTGCACGGCAGGATATTTCCGAAGTAAAAAAAGCGTACGAATCTGTGCTGTTTAGAAAAGACCGTATTTCTGTCTTTGAAACCCCAAACGGAATTCAAAAAAACGGACGTATTCGTGGTGTCACGTTAGATGGGTTGCTAACAGTAGAGCACGACGATGACCAATGGAGTCATTACGGCTTAAAAGAGGTGAAGCTATTGTACTGA
- the pyrE gene encoding orotate phosphoribosyltransferase, translating into MILHKETAQKTAELLLQINAIKLQPQNPFTWASGWKSPIYCDNRITLSYPTIRNYLREQMAKQVEECYGKPDAIAGVATGAIGIGMLVADYLNVPFCYVRPEAKKHGRQNQIEGHVEKGSNVVVIEDLISTGKSSLMAVGALKEAGVNVKGMLAIFSYGFDTAVENFTKNEVTLNTLSDYKNLLIQAEKSNYISADETAVLSQWRENPATWNPVVNS; encoded by the coding sequence ATGATTTTACATAAAGAAACAGCACAAAAAACTGCTGAATTATTGCTGCAAATTAATGCAATAAAATTGCAACCACAAAACCCTTTTACATGGGCTTCTGGCTGGAAGTCGCCAATTTATTGCGACAACCGCATAACACTTTCATATCCAACAATTAGGAACTACCTAAGAGAACAAATGGCAAAACAAGTAGAAGAATGCTATGGCAAGCCAGACGCTATTGCAGGGGTTGCTACGGGTGCTATTGGTATTGGCATGTTAGTTGCAGATTACCTCAATGTACCGTTCTGTTATGTGCGTCCGGAAGCAAAAAAACACGGAAGACAAAACCAAATTGAAGGACACGTAGAAAAAGGCAGCAATGTTGTTGTTATTGAAGATTTAATTAGCACAGGAAAAAGTAGCCTGATGGCCGTTGGCGCTCTTAAAGAGGCTGGGGTTAATGTAAAAGGCATGTTAGCGATATTCTCTTATGGTTTTGATACCGCTGTAGAAAACTTCACTAAAAACGAGGTTACTCTAAATACACTTAGCGACTATAAAAATCTTCTCATACAGGCAGAGAAATCAAATTATATAAGCGCAGACGAAACCGCTGTTCTTTCACAATGGAGAGAAAACCCTGCTACTTGGAACCCTGTTGTAAACTCTTAA